One window from the genome of Streptomyces sp. NBC_01476 encodes:
- a CDS encoding spherulation-specific family 4 protein, with translation MPRLIPPWDTAFRALGAGGDGVPRGRTVTGTAGTRDRTGFGVPAFAHPLVAPAEWAELARPGAPLDWVAFDVARGPGSRPDPLHAEALTRVRENGVPVLGLLDTAHGIRPFGELVSDASHYLDWYRVDGFYLDRAPTLRGGAAECRRVVTTLRALLDADRRPGVPPLVVLAPGVHPYPGYAEFADQLVTFNGPWTRYRWSEAPQWTASYPPTRFAHLVHGVPEAHLDTALRVARWQGAGTVCFTDRTDREGADPWAGLPGYWHEAVRKVRRQG, from the coding sequence ATGCCGCGTCTGATCCCGCCCTGGGACACCGCGTTCCGCGCCCTCGGCGCGGGCGGCGACGGCGTGCCCCGGGGCCGTACGGTCACCGGCACCGCCGGGACCCGCGACCGTACCGGCTTCGGCGTGCCCGCCTTCGCGCACCCGCTGGTCGCGCCCGCCGAGTGGGCCGAACTGGCCCGGCCGGGGGCGCCGTTGGACTGGGTGGCCTTCGACGTGGCCCGCGGGCCCGGCAGCCGCCCCGACCCGCTCCACGCCGAAGCCCTCACCCGGGTCCGTGAGAACGGCGTCCCGGTCCTCGGACTGCTGGACACCGCGCACGGCATCCGGCCCTTCGGCGAGCTGGTCTCGGACGCCTCGCACTACCTCGACTGGTACCGGGTGGACGGCTTCTACCTGGACCGGGCGCCGACCCTGCGCGGCGGCGCCGCCGAGTGCCGGCGGGTGGTGACCACCCTGCGGGCGCTGCTCGACGCGGACCGCCGCCCCGGTGTGCCGCCGCTGGTGGTGCTGGCCCCCGGCGTCCACCCGTACCCGGGATACGCCGAGTTCGCCGACCAGCTGGTCACCTTCAACGGCCCGTGGACCCGTTACCGCTGGTCGGAGGCCCCGCAGTGGACCGCCTCCTACCCGCCCACCCGCTTCGCCCACCTCGTGCACGGCGTACCCGAGGCGCACCTGGACACCGCGCTGCGGGTCGCCCGCTGGCAGGGGGCGGGCACGGTGTGCTTCACCGACCGCACCGACCGGGAGGGCGCCGACCCGTGGGCCGGACTGCCCGGATACTGGCACGAAGCGGTCCGGAAGGTGCGCCGGCAGGGTTAG
- the moeZ gene encoding adenylyltransferase/sulfurtransferase MoeZ codes for MSLPPLVEPAAELTVDEVRRYSRHLIIPDVGMDGQKRLKNAKVLVVGAGGLGSPALMYLAAAGVGTLGIVEFDEVDESNLQRQIIHSQADIGRPKAESARETVKGINPYVNVVLHEVRLESDNVMEIFADYDLIIDGTDNFATRYLVNDACVLLNKPYVWGSIYRFDGQASVFWSEHGPCYRCLYPEPPPPGMVPSCAEGGVLGVLCASIGSIQVNEAIKLLAGIGEPLLGRLMIYDALEMTYRQVKVRKDPNCAVCGENPTVTELIDYEAFCGVVSEEAQEAALGSTITPKQLKEWIDDGENIEIIDVREPNEYEIVSIPGAKLIPKDQFLLGSALEHLPQDKRIVLHCKTGVRSAEVLAVLKAAGFADAVHVGGGVIGWVNTIEPEKPVY; via the coding sequence GTGTCGCTGCCACCCCTGGTCGAGCCGGCCGCCGAGCTCACCGTTGACGAGGTCCGCAGGTATTCGCGTCACCTGATCATCCCCGATGTGGGCATGGACGGGCAGAAGCGGCTGAAGAACGCCAAGGTGCTGGTCGTCGGGGCCGGCGGCCTCGGTTCGCCGGCCCTGATGTACCTGGCCGCGGCGGGCGTCGGCACGCTCGGCATCGTCGAGTTCGACGAGGTCGACGAGTCGAACCTGCAGCGCCAGATCATCCACAGCCAGGCCGACATCGGCCGGCCCAAGGCCGAGTCCGCCCGGGAAACCGTCAAGGGCATCAACCCGTATGTGAACGTCGTCCTGCACGAGGTCCGGCTCGAGTCGGACAACGTGATGGAGATCTTCGCCGACTACGACCTGATCATCGACGGCACCGACAACTTCGCGACCCGCTACCTGGTCAACGACGCGTGCGTGCTGCTGAACAAGCCCTACGTCTGGGGCTCGATCTACCGCTTCGACGGTCAGGCGTCGGTCTTCTGGTCCGAGCACGGCCCCTGCTACCGCTGCCTCTACCCGGAGCCCCCGCCCCCCGGCATGGTCCCCTCCTGCGCCGAGGGCGGCGTCCTCGGCGTGCTCTGCGCCTCCATCGGCTCCATCCAGGTCAACGAGGCCATCAAGCTGCTGGCCGGCATCGGCGAGCCGCTGCTCGGCCGCCTGATGATCTACGACGCCCTGGAGATGACCTACCGCCAGGTCAAGGTCCGCAAGGACCCCAACTGCGCGGTCTGCGGCGAGAACCCGACGGTCACCGAGCTCATCGACTACGAGGCCTTCTGCGGCGTCGTCTCCGAAGAGGCCCAGGAGGCCGCGCTCGGCTCCACGATCACTCCCAAGCAGCTCAAGGAGTGGATCGACGACGGCGAGAACATCGAGATCATCGACGTCCGCGAGCCGAACGAGTACGAGATCGTCTCCATCCCGGGCGCCAAGCTCATCCCGAAGGACCAGTTCCTGCTCGGCTCGGCCCTGGAGCACCTGCCCCAGGACAAGCGGATCGTCCTTCACTGCAAGACGGGCGTCCGCAGCGCCGAGGTCCTGGCGGTCCTGAAGGCCGCGGGCTTCGCCGACGCGGTCCACGTCGGCGGCGGCGTCATCGGCTGGGTCAACACGATCGAGCCCGAGAAGCCGGTCTACTAG
- a CDS encoding lysylphosphatidylglycerol synthase domain-containing protein codes for MIRDQEETTGDQQGAEEAGEATRVHAPLPASGATRAPASVEAGPVLEESGVIKSPSALKPPGKAADRPPGPRRTPGKDPGPGSESDPDPDPDSEECDDAAHDAGATRVAVSGDEPLLAARVHRPADLVRFIFGLLGIAVVLAVAGFAHATTTGLETDISKGADHAPDALASFAGLTASIAVLIVPVAFAVERLVKRDGLRIADGVLAAVLAHGTALATDLWVSNAAPHAIREALSHNAPSGIGMTDPVHGYLAPVIAYVTAVGMARRPRWRVAFWVVLLLDAFAVLVGGYTTPFSIALTVLIGWTVAYGTVYAIGSPNVRPTGQNLLAGLRRVGFAPLTARRVLERSPENADSDRGRAYLVTLEDGPPLDVTVVDREQQAHGFFYRSWRRLSLVGGITQRRSLLSLRQALEQEALLAYAAIAAGANAPKLIATSELGPDAVMLVYEHIGGSRFDTLGDEEITDELLREAWTQVKHLQSRRIAHRRLVGESLLVDRNGRVFLTDLRGGEIAAGDIVLRMDIAQLLTTLALRVGPERAVASALSVLGPDAVAASLPLLQPIALSRDTRHQLKVLARARAQRERDAVLAASAAGREAREHKHAVEHGEAEDPSLVKAKSKAERKAEDKAEKRAIEDALEEVREEDLLVRIRQQVLLIRPQAPVEPVRLERIKPRTLVTVIAGAFAAYFLLSQLSSVPIGDAIVNADWRWAVIAVLGSAASYVAAACALAGFVPERLSLLRTVQAQVAGSFVKLVAPAAVGGVALNTRYLQKAGVRPGLAVASVGASQLVGLGSHVMLLMTFGFITGTEKTPSLSPSRTVMAGLLTAGVLVLVVATVPVLRKFVSTRVRALFAGVVPRMLDVLQRPAKLLTGIGGTLMLTVCFVICLDGCVRAFGGHLSYAAIAVVFLAGNALGSAAPTPGGVGAVELALTGGLIAAGLPKEVATPAVLFFRLLTFWLPVLPGWLSFTHLTRKGAL; via the coding sequence GTGATACGAGATCAAGAAGAGACCACGGGTGACCAGCAGGGCGCGGAGGAGGCCGGAGAGGCCACCCGCGTCCATGCGCCGCTGCCCGCGTCCGGGGCGACCCGCGCCCCCGCCTCCGTCGAGGCCGGGCCGGTCCTGGAGGAGTCCGGCGTCATCAAGAGCCCCAGCGCCCTGAAGCCGCCGGGCAAGGCCGCGGACCGGCCACCGGGCCCGCGCCGGACCCCCGGCAAGGACCCCGGCCCCGGCTCGGAGTCCGACCCCGACCCGGACCCGGACTCTGAGGAGTGCGACGACGCGGCCCACGACGCCGGTGCTACCCGGGTCGCGGTGTCCGGTGACGAACCCCTGCTCGCGGCCCGTGTCCACCGCCCCGCCGACCTCGTCCGTTTCATCTTCGGCCTGCTCGGTATCGCCGTGGTGCTGGCCGTGGCCGGCTTCGCGCACGCCACCACCACCGGCCTGGAGACCGACATCTCCAAGGGCGCCGACCACGCGCCCGACGCGCTGGCCTCCTTCGCCGGTCTGACCGCGAGCATCGCCGTCCTGATCGTGCCGGTCGCCTTCGCGGTCGAGCGGCTGGTCAAACGGGACGGCCTGCGGATCGCCGACGGCGTGCTGGCGGCCGTGCTCGCCCACGGCACCGCGCTCGCCACCGACCTGTGGGTGAGCAACGCGGCACCGCACGCGATCCGGGAGGCGCTCTCCCACAACGCCCCCTCCGGCATCGGCATGACCGACCCGGTGCACGGCTATCTGGCGCCGGTGATCGCGTATGTCACCGCGGTCGGGATGGCCCGGCGCCCGCGCTGGCGGGTGGCCTTCTGGGTGGTGCTGCTGCTGGACGCCTTCGCGGTGCTGGTCGGCGGCTACACCACCCCGTTCTCGATCGCGCTGACCGTACTGATCGGCTGGACGGTCGCCTACGGCACGGTCTACGCGATCGGCTCGCCGAATGTCCGCCCCACCGGCCAGAACCTGCTGGCGGGCCTGCGCCGGGTCGGTTTCGCGCCGCTGACCGCCCGCCGGGTGCTGGAGCGCAGCCCGGAGAACGCCGACTCCGACCGCGGCCGTGCCTATCTCGTCACCCTGGAGGACGGGCCGCCGCTCGACGTGACCGTGGTGGACCGTGAGCAGCAGGCGCACGGCTTCTTCTACCGCTCCTGGCGCCGGCTCTCGCTGGTCGGCGGCATCACCCAGCGCCGGAGCCTGCTGTCGCTGCGGCAGGCGCTGGAGCAGGAGGCGCTGCTCGCGTACGCGGCCATCGCGGCCGGTGCCAACGCGCCCAAGCTGATCGCCACCTCCGAGCTGGGCCCGGACGCGGTGATGCTGGTCTACGAGCACATCGGCGGCAGCCGGTTCGACACGCTCGGCGACGAGGAGATCACCGACGAGCTGCTGCGCGAGGCGTGGACCCAGGTGAAACACCTGCAGTCGCGGCGGATCGCGCACCGCAGGCTGGTCGGCGAGTCGCTGCTGGTGGACCGGAACGGCCGGGTGTTCCTGACCGATCTGCGCGGCGGTGAGATCGCGGCCGGCGACATCGTGCTGCGGATGGACATCGCCCAGCTGCTGACCACGCTGGCGCTGCGGGTCGGCCCGGAGCGCGCGGTCGCCTCCGCGCTGTCCGTGCTCGGCCCCGACGCGGTCGCCGCGTCGCTGCCGCTGCTCCAGCCGATCGCGCTCAGCCGCGACACCCGGCACCAGCTGAAAGTGCTGGCCAGGGCGCGGGCCCAGCGTGAACGGGACGCGGTGCTCGCCGCGTCCGCGGCCGGCCGCGAGGCGCGCGAGCACAAGCACGCCGTGGAGCACGGCGAGGCGGAGGACCCGAGCCTGGTCAAGGCGAAGTCCAAGGCCGAGCGGAAGGCCGAGGACAAGGCGGAGAAGCGGGCCATCGAGGACGCGCTGGAGGAGGTGCGCGAGGAGGATCTGCTGGTACGGATCCGGCAGCAGGTGCTGCTGATCCGGCCGCAGGCCCCGGTCGAGCCCGTCCGGCTGGAGCGCATCAAGCCGCGCACGCTGGTCACCGTCATCGCCGGCGCCTTCGCCGCGTACTTCCTGCTCTCCCAGCTCAGTTCGGTGCCGATCGGTGACGCGATCGTCAACGCGGACTGGCGCTGGGCGGTGATCGCGGTCCTCGGTTCGGCCGCCAGTTACGTCGCCGCGGCCTGCGCGCTGGCCGGTTTCGTACCCGAACGGCTGTCGCTGCTGCGGACCGTCCAGGCGCAGGTCGCCGGGTCCTTCGTGAAGCTGGTGGCACCGGCCGCGGTCGGTGGCGTGGCGCTCAACACGCGCTACCTGCAGAAGGCGGGGGTACGGCCCGGGCTCGCGGTCGCCAGCGTCGGCGCGTCCCAGCTGGTCGGGCTGGGCTCGCACGTGATGCTGCTGATGACCTTCGGTTTCATCACCGGCACCGAGAAGACGCCGTCGCTGTCGCCGTCCCGTACGGTCATGGCGGGGCTGCTCACCGCCGGCGTGCTGGTGCTCGTGGTGGCCACCGTGCCGGTGCTGCGGAAGTTCGTCTCCACCCGGGTGCGGGCGCTCTTCGCGGGTGTCGTACCGCGCATGCTGGATGTGCTCCAGCGCCCCGCCAAGCTGCTCACCGGCATCGGCGGCACCCTGATGCTGACGGTCTGCTTCGTGATCTGTCTGGACGGCTGTGTACGGGCGTTCGGCGGGCACCTCAGCTACGCCGCCATCGCGGTGGTCTTCCTCGCGGGCAACGCGCTCGGCTCGGCGGCGCCCACCCCGGGCGGCGTCGGCGCGGTCGAACTCGCCCTCACCGGTGGCCTCATCGCGGCCGGCCTGCCGAAGGAGGTCGCCACCCCCGCGGTGCTCTTCTTCCGCCTGCTGACCTTCTGGCTCCCGGTCCTCCCCGGCTGGCTCTCCTTCACCCACCTGACCCGCAAGGGCGCCCTGTAG
- a CDS encoding MGMT family protein has translation MSDEYDPAAPSPFAERVLDTVDLIPPGKVMTYGDVAEWLGEGGPRQVGRVLALYGSGVPWWRVVRSDGVLLPGHELRALDAYRAEGTPLREAGPAGEGHVPRVNMRRARWDGGAQDTAGPAGAASGDGGDG, from the coding sequence ATGAGCGACGAGTACGACCCCGCAGCGCCCTCCCCTTTCGCCGAACGGGTGCTCGACACGGTGGACCTGATCCCGCCCGGCAAGGTCATGACCTACGGCGATGTGGCCGAGTGGCTCGGCGAGGGCGGCCCCCGGCAGGTCGGCCGGGTGCTGGCGCTGTACGGCAGCGGGGTCCCCTGGTGGCGGGTCGTACGGTCCGACGGGGTGCTGCTGCCCGGGCACGAGCTGCGCGCCCTGGACGCCTACCGCGCCGAGGGAACGCCGCTGCGGGAGGCGGGACCGGCCGGCGAGGGCCACGTACCGCGGGTGAACATGCGCCGGGCCCGCTGGGACGGCGGGGCGCAGGACACGGCCGGTCCCGCCGGCGCGGCGAGCGGCGACGGCGGAGACGGGTGA
- a CDS encoding ATP-dependent helicase: MRAPVAPAAPPVLDAAQRSVVEHRDGPLLVLAGPGTGKTTALVEAVSARVRAGTPPDRILVLTFHRKAALALREATAARLGTQGPQAATFHAFCYGLLRAHQPADRYAEPLRLLSGPEQDLLVRELLAGQPALAAAGRAHVRWPDDLRAALTTRGFADEVRAVLARSRELGLAPATLRDFAHRLGRPDWRAAADFLAEYLDVTDLQGVIDYTELVHRAVRLVRRPEVHAELTARYDAVYVDEYQDTDPAQVGLLKALAGGGRTLVAFGDPDQSIYAFRGADVNGILDFPAQFPRRDGSPAPVRVLTTSYRVAAPVLDAARRLTDRMPLPRLPAGAARAHRAPVPVRNRGTVAVRTYPSPGAETDSIADVLRRAHLEEGFAWDDMAVLVRSGTPLPALRRALTAAGVPVDLEASDAPLHAEPAVAPLLLALRVAAEAALPPAPAAVPVVPAPPAPPVVPAPSGQEAAEDAPHAFAAAPGGAGSAGSAGSAGSTAAGRGLPGGCGEARGLRLTVEDALALLASPLGGMDSADLRRLGRALREEERTAGHPVPRPSDVLIAEAVAEPERLATYDRTYARGALRLGRLLKDAHRTLERGGTAEEALWGLWAGSPWSARLERAALRGGPAGRNADRDLDAVCALFETSARAEERTGGRGALNLIDELSAFDIAADTRTAAAVRQGAVRLTTAHRAKGQEWRLVVVAGVQEGVWPDLRRRGSLLEADRIGRDGLAPQLSQGALLTEERRLFYVATSRARERLLVTAVKSAADDGDQPSRFLAELGVPPQDVTHRPRRPLAVAALVAELRATTVDPEASPALREAAAQRLARLAALTDDGHPLVPAAHPDRWWGLYEPTRSQVPLRDREQPVALSGSALDQLANTCALQWFLGREVKAEPPSTTAQGFGNVVHVLADEVASGRTPADLDVLMTRLDSVWDALAFDAPWKSRQEKENARAALERFLRWHIMERGRKPVGSEHGFDVTLGAGDVQVRIRGSMDRVESDAQGQAYVVDFKTGRSKPTAAEVAHHPQLAVYQLAVREGAVDSLFGGERPADGGAELVQLRLGAARRDGGDELPAVQRQAPLEGEWAEDLLARAAGRVLDERFTPAAGQHCTHCAFRASCSARTEGRHVVE, from the coding sequence GTGCGCGCGCCGGTGGCGCCCGCCGCGCCCCCTGTGCTGGACGCGGCACAGCGCTCGGTGGTTGAGCACCGGGACGGGCCGCTGCTCGTCCTGGCCGGACCGGGAACCGGCAAGACCACGGCCCTGGTGGAGGCGGTCAGCGCGCGGGTCAGGGCCGGCACCCCGCCCGATCGCATTCTTGTTCTGACCTTCCACCGAAAGGCCGCGCTGGCCCTGCGGGAGGCCACCGCGGCCCGGCTGGGCACCCAGGGTCCGCAGGCCGCCACCTTCCACGCCTTCTGCTACGGCCTGCTCCGCGCCCACCAGCCCGCCGACCGCTACGCCGAGCCGCTGCGGCTGCTCTCCGGGCCCGAGCAGGACCTGCTGGTCCGCGAGCTGCTGGCCGGCCAGCCCGCCCTGGCCGCGGCCGGCCGGGCCCATGTGCGCTGGCCGGACGACCTGCGCGCGGCACTCACCACCCGCGGATTCGCCGACGAGGTGCGGGCGGTGCTCGCCCGCAGCCGGGAACTCGGCCTCGCGCCGGCCACGCTGCGCGACTTCGCGCACCGCCTGGGCCGCCCCGACTGGCGGGCGGCGGCCGACTTCCTGGCCGAATACCTCGACGTCACCGATCTGCAGGGCGTCATCGACTACACCGAGCTCGTCCACCGCGCGGTCCGGCTGGTCCGGCGGCCGGAGGTGCACGCGGAGCTGACGGCCCGCTACGACGCGGTCTACGTCGACGAGTACCAGGACACCGACCCCGCCCAGGTCGGCCTCCTCAAGGCGCTGGCCGGCGGCGGCAGGACCCTGGTCGCCTTCGGGGACCCGGACCAGTCGATCTACGCGTTCCGGGGGGCCGACGTCAACGGCATCCTCGACTTCCCCGCGCAGTTCCCCCGGCGCGACGGGAGCCCCGCCCCGGTCCGCGTCCTGACCACCTCCTACCGCGTCGCCGCCCCCGTGCTGGACGCCGCCCGCCGCCTCACCGACCGGATGCCGCTGCCCCGCCTCCCCGCCGGCGCGGCCCGCGCCCACCGTGCCCCGGTGCCGGTACGGAACCGGGGCACGGTCGCGGTCCGCACGTATCCGTCGCCGGGCGCGGAGACCGACTCCATCGCCGATGTGCTGCGCCGTGCCCACCTCGAAGAGGGCTTCGCGTGGGACGACATGGCCGTCCTGGTGCGCAGCGGCACCCCGCTCCCGGCCCTGCGCCGCGCCCTCACCGCGGCCGGCGTCCCCGTGGACCTCGAAGCCTCCGACGCCCCCCTCCACGCCGAACCCGCGGTGGCCCCCCTCCTGCTGGCCCTGCGGGTGGCGGCGGAAGCGGCGCTGCCGCCCGCGCCGGCCGCAGTGCCCGTAGTGCCCGCGCCCCCCGCGCCGCCCGTAGTGCCCGCACCGTCCGGGCAGGAGGCCGCCGAGGACGCCCCGCACGCCTTCGCCGCGGCCCCGGGGGGCGCCGGGAGCGCCGGGAGCGCCGGGAGCGCCGGGAGCACGGCCGCCGGGCGCGGGCTCCCCGGGGGCTGCGGAGAGGCCCGCGGGCTGCGCCTGACCGTCGAGGACGCGCTGGCGCTGCTCGCCTCGCCGCTCGGGGGGATGGACTCGGCGGACCTCAGGCGCCTGGGCCGCGCCCTGCGGGAGGAGGAGCGGACCGCCGGGCACCCCGTACCGCGCCCCTCCGACGTGCTGATCGCCGAAGCCGTCGCGGAACCCGAGCGGCTCGCCACGTACGACAGGACCTACGCCCGGGGCGCCCTGCGGCTCGGCCGGCTGCTGAAGGACGCCCACCGCACCCTGGAGCGCGGCGGCACCGCGGAGGAGGCCCTGTGGGGCCTGTGGGCCGGCTCGCCGTGGAGCGCGCGGCTGGAGCGGGCGGCCCTGCGCGGCGGTCCGGCCGGCCGCAACGCCGACCGGGACCTGGACGCGGTGTGCGCGCTCTTCGAGACCTCGGCCCGCGCCGAGGAACGCACCGGGGGCCGCGGCGCCCTCAACCTCATCGACGAACTCTCCGCCTTCGACATCGCCGCCGACACCCGTACCGCCGCCGCCGTACGCCAAGGCGCGGTCCGCCTGACCACGGCGCACCGCGCCAAGGGCCAGGAGTGGCGGCTGGTCGTGGTGGCCGGCGTCCAGGAAGGCGTCTGGCCGGACCTGCGGCGGCGCGGCTCCCTGCTGGAGGCGGACCGGATCGGCCGGGACGGTCTCGCGCCGCAGCTCAGCCAGGGCGCGCTGCTCACCGAGGAGCGCCGGCTCTTCTACGTCGCCACCAGCCGCGCCCGCGAACGCCTGCTGGTCACCGCGGTGAAGTCGGCCGCCGACGACGGCGACCAGCCGTCCCGCTTCCTGGCCGAACTCGGCGTACCGCCGCAGGACGTCACCCACCGCCCGCGCCGCCCGCTGGCCGTCGCCGCCCTGGTGGCGGAGCTGCGGGCCACCACCGTCGACCCGGAGGCATCCCCGGCGCTGCGGGAGGCCGCCGCGCAGCGGCTCGCCCGGCTGGCCGCGCTCACCGACGACGGCCACCCGCTGGTCCCGGCCGCTCACCCGGACCGCTGGTGGGGCCTGTACGAGCCGACCCGCTCGCAGGTGCCGCTGCGCGACCGGGAGCAGCCGGTGGCGCTGTCCGGCAGCGCCCTGGACCAACTGGCCAACACCTGCGCGCTGCAGTGGTTCCTGGGCCGAGAGGTCAAGGCGGAGCCCCCGTCCACCACCGCCCAGGGCTTCGGCAACGTCGTGCACGTCCTCGCCGACGAGGTCGCCTCCGGCCGTACCCCGGCCGACCTGGACGTGCTGATGACCCGGCTGGACTCCGTCTGGGACGCGCTCGCCTTCGACGCCCCCTGGAAGTCCCGGCAGGAGAAGGAGAACGCCCGCGCCGCCCTGGAACGCTTTCTGCGCTGGCACATCATGGAACGCGGCCGCAAGCCGGTCGGCTCCGAGCACGGCTTCGACGTCACCCTCGGCGCCGGCGACGTCCAGGTCCGTATCCGCGGCAGCATGGACCGGGTGGAGAGCGACGCCCAGGGGCAGGCGTACGTCGTCGACTTCAAGACCGGGCGGTCCAAACCGACCGCCGCCGAGGTCGCCCACCACCCCCAACTGGCCGTCTACCAGCTCGCCGTGCGCGAGGGCGCCGTGGACTCGCTGTTCGGCGGCGAGCGTCCCGCCGACGGCGGCGCGGAGCTGGTCCAGCTGCGGCTGGGCGCGGCCAGGCGGGACGGCGGGGACGAACTGCCCGCCGTACAGCGGCAGGCGCCACTTGAGGGGGAGTGGGCCGAGGACCTGCTGGCCAGGGCCGCCGGGCGGGTGCTGGACGAACGCTTCACGCCGGCCGCCGGACAGCACTGCACGCACTGCGCGTTCCGCGCCTCCTGCTCGGCCAGGACGGAGGGCCGGCACGTCGTGGAGTGA